In Mercurialis annua linkage group LG5, ddMerAnnu1.2, whole genome shotgun sequence, a single genomic region encodes these proteins:
- the LOC126680891 gene encoding ATP-dependent Clp protease proteolytic subunit 4, chloroplastic, with the protein MEMLLLSSPLTPNLSPSSSSGSKPSPLRFNYKPTFSSPYSNHNRIFPSFKTTLTAAPQFTAQQSPATAMRGAEGDAMGLLLRERIVFLGNNIDDFVADATISQLLLLDAQDPTRDIRLFINCPGGSLSATMAIYDMVQLVRADVSTVALGISASTASIILGGGTKGKRFAMPNTRIMIHQPLGGASGQAIDVEIQAREIMHNKNNVISILSGFTGRSVEQVEKDIDRDRYMSPIEAVEYGIIDGVIDGDSIIPLAPVPDRVKPTLNYEDMRKDPMKFLTPDVPDDEIF; encoded by the exons ATGGAAATGCTACTGCTTTCTTCTCCGCTTACCCCTAATTTGTCACCATCTTCATCTTCTGGTTCTAAACCCTCACCTCTTCGGTTCAATTACAAACCAACTTTTTCTTCTCCTTACAGTAATCATAATAGAATCTTTCCATCGTTCAAAACAACTCTGACAGCAGCTCCCCAATTCACTGCTCAACAGTCTCCGGCCACCGCGATGAGAGGAGCGGAGGGAGATGCGATGGGACTGTTGCTTAGAGAGAGGATTGTGTTCTTGGGGAACAATATTGATGATTTTGTTGCTGATGCTACTATTAGTCAGCTCTTGCTTTTGGATGCTCAAGACCCGACTCGCGAtattcgcctttttatcaactGCCCGGGTGGTTCTCTCAG TGCTACAATGGCCATCTATGACATGGTGCAACTTGTGAGAGCTGATGTTTCCACAGTAGCTCTTGGCATCTCGGCATCAACAGCATCCATTATCCTTGGCGGTGGCACAAAAGGCAAACGGTTTGCAATGCCAAACACACGGATTATGATCCATCAGCCTCTTGGAGGGGCTAGTGGGCAAGCAATAGATGTGGAGATTCAAGCACGAGAAATCATGCACAACAAAAATAATGTCATTAGCATCCTTTCGGGTTTCACTGGCCGCTCGGTGGAACAAGTTGAGAAGGATATTGATAGGGACCGTTATATGTCTCCAATAGAGGCAGTTGAATACGGAATAATTGATGGAGTTATCGATGGAGACAGCATCATTCCTCTGGCTCCTGTGCCAGATAGAGTAAAGCCGACATTAAACTATGAGGACATGAGAAAAGATCCGATGAAATTCTTGACACCAGATGTTCCCGACGATGAAATATTCTAA
- the LOC126680892 gene encoding acyl-CoA-binding protein gives MGLKEDFEEHAEKLKTLKEKPTDADLLILYGLFKQATVGPVNTSRPGMFSLKEKAKWDAWKAVEGKTADEAMNDYITKVKQLFELEEAAAAAAVSASA, from the exons ATGGGTTTGAAG GAGGATTTTGAGGAGCATGCTGAGAAACTCAAGACACTGAAAGAGAAACCAACGGATGCGGACCTGCTTATTTTGTATGGTCTTTTCAAGCAAGCCACTGTTGGACCGGTGAATACCA GCCGGCCTGGAATGTTCAGCCTGAAAGAGAAAGCAAAATGGGACGCATGGAAGGCGGTTGAAG GCAAAACGGCGGATGAAGCCATGAACGACTATATTACCAAGGTTAAGCAGTTATTCGAACTCGAAGAAGCTGCCGCCGCTGCTGCTGTTTCCGCTTCTGCttag
- the LOC126682081 gene encoding uncharacterized protein LOC126682081, which translates to MKLSINFQDQNTTATTTCTENPTVKAKLPISILNRPFNSTITTVTNSFSNLTFSLSTNFSSGPSLKLIYSPVTATSPPFSFSLKSGLGLLGSPQDSPLVFSVNFSLSSVTPNLIIPSFSLQFKPQLGHFSLHRKTAPNPNPNPNLNYATHFVNGWSNLESGSQSNSEPGNGFASDGSLGWQEVKLEPLTDVNGNSRVLDGIGVLSDRKKIGGLSGVSVKARTVIPLSRRLMVNCRWDMNFPGDLGIKMPYLTVNKIGLERVEEGKEIKEKTNEISRGDSELLKGMCFWMRRDLEILEKDNREMKQYVEETKSEVLARNLRGGSNALGKNVGAASRYKFEEFEQRRDKINGGANVQMELKKPGNIVTDLESELQRAIKAAAP; encoded by the coding sequence ATGAAGCTCTCCATCAATTTCCAAGACCAGAACACCACCGCCACCACCACCTGCACTGAAAACCCTACCGTAAAAGCCAAGCTACCCATTTCAATACTCAACCGCCCCTTCAATTCCACCATTACCACCGTCACTAACTCCTTCTCAAACCTTACCTTCTCTCTCTCCACCAATTTCTCTTCCGGTCCGTCTCTCAAACTCATTTACTCACCGGTGACAGCTACTTCCCCGCCGTTTTCTTTCTCTCTCAAGTCCGGTTTAGGCCTTCTCGGGTCTCCCCAAGATTCGCCGTTAGTTTTCTCCGTTAATTTCTCTCTGTCTAGCGTCACTCCCAATCTTATTATCCCGAGTTTTTCTCTTCAGTTCAAGCCTCAACTTGGACATTTCTCTCTTCACAGGAAAACTGctccaaaccctaaccctaatcctAATTTGAATTACGCCACCCATTTTGTTAATGGGTGGTCCAATTTGGAATCTGGGTCGCAGTCAAATTCGGAGCCTGGAAATGGGTTTGCTTCTGATGGGTCATTGGGTTGGCAAGAAGTGAAATTGGAGCCACTTACTGATGTGAATGGTAATTCTAGGGTTCTTGATGGAATTGGGGTTTTGTCCGATAGAAAGAAAATTGGGGGTTTGAGTGGTGTTTCTGTTAAAGCAAGGACTGTGATTCCATTGAGCAGAAGGTTGATGGTGAATTGCAGGTGGGATATGAATTTTCCGGGTGATTTGGGGATAAAGATGCCTTATTTGACTGTAAATAAGATTGGTTTAGAGAGGGTTGAGGAGGGTAAGGAAATTAAAGAAAAGACGAATGAGATTAGTAGAGGCGATTCGGAGCTACTGAAGGGGATGTGTTTTTGGATGAGAAGAGATTTGGAGATACTGGAGAAGGACAATAGGGAGATGAAGCAGTATGTAGAGGAGACTAAATCAGAAGTCTTGGCTAGGAATTTACGTGGTGGGAGTAATGCTTTGGGGAAGAATGTTGGAGCGGCTTCAAGGTATAAGTTTGAGGAATTTGAGCAGCGGAGGGACAAGATAAATGGTGGAGCAAATGTACAAATGGAATTGAAGAAGCCTGGTAATATAGTAACTGATTTGGAAAGTGAGTTGCAAAGAGCTATTAAAGCTGCTGCTCCATAA
- the LOC126681217 gene encoding tobamovirus multiplication protein 2B isoform X1, whose translation MMERKSTSGATASAAATISREDAAKATVTEHISQSVQSTSNLLHLMQASSSSQAQLAKLPKNLLAKASVIKNTGQALEQMPGVISSLDAHMEHGLQSVTHLRTIIQLLENMGGCQAKSLAHVHLPHEETESSNKSPEVGT comes from the exons ATGATGGAGAGGAAGTCGACAAGCGGAGCAACAGCATCGGCGGCAGCAACAATCAGCAGAGAAGACGCCGCTAAAGCAACCGTGACTGAACATATCTCCCAGTCTGTACAATCCACCTCCAATCTTCTCCACCTTATGCAAGCCTCCTCTTCTTCTCAG GCCCAATTAGCTAAACTCCCAAAGAACCTCCTAGCGAAGGCCTCGGTAATCAAGAACACGGGGCAA GCCTTGGAACAGATGCCTGGGGTCATTTCATCCTTGGATGCACATATGGAACATGGATTACAAAG TGTCACTCATCTAAGAACTATAATCCAATTACTGGAAAACATGGGAGGCTGCCAGGCTAAATCTCTTGCTCATGTTCATCTTCCTCATGAG GAGACCGAGTCCTCAAATAAATCTCCAGAAGTAGGTACTTGA
- the LOC126681217 gene encoding tobamovirus multiplication protein 2B isoform X2: protein MMERKSTSGATASAAATISREDAAKATVTEHISQSVQSTSNLLHLMQASSSSQAQLAKLPKNLLAKASVIKNTGQALEQMPGVISSLDAHMEHGLQSVTHLRTIIQLLENMGGCQAKSLAHVHLPHEMRLFL, encoded by the exons ATGATGGAGAGGAAGTCGACAAGCGGAGCAACAGCATCGGCGGCAGCAACAATCAGCAGAGAAGACGCCGCTAAAGCAACCGTGACTGAACATATCTCCCAGTCTGTACAATCCACCTCCAATCTTCTCCACCTTATGCAAGCCTCCTCTTCTTCTCAG GCCCAATTAGCTAAACTCCCAAAGAACCTCCTAGCGAAGGCCTCGGTAATCAAGAACACGGGGCAA GCCTTGGAACAGATGCCTGGGGTCATTTCATCCTTGGATGCACATATGGAACATGGATTACAAAG TGTCACTCATCTAAGAACTATAATCCAATTACTGGAAAACATGGGAGGCTGCCAGGCTAAATCTCTTGCTCATGTTCATCTTCCTCATGAG ATGAGGCTGTTTCTGTAA
- the LOC126683136 gene encoding ribose-phosphate pyrophosphokinase 1-like yields the protein MASSMTFSSPKPASFCSSSSSSSSNCAYYSSRLSCRVYVPNGPRSRHTVRCDLGEHVNVNGKPPITSRTSSDSSSSPIITFPKFLESALQNSANSKTSSRLKLFSGSSNPSLSKEVARYLGLEPGKINIKRFADGEIYVQLQESVRGCDVYLLQATCPPANENLMELLVMIDACRRASAKTITAVIPYFGYGRADRKTEGRESIAAKLVANLITEAGANRVLACDIHSGQSMGYFDIPFDHVYCEPVILDYLASKTVHSNDLVVVSPDVGGVARARAFAKKLSDAPLAIVDKRRHGHNVAEVMNLIGDVKGKVAVMVDDMIDTAGTIAKGAELLQQEGAREVYACCTHAVFSPPAIERLSSGLFQEVIVTNTIPMAEKNYFPQLTVLSIANLLGETIWRVHDDCSVSSIFQ from the exons ATGGCGTCGTCAATGACGTTTTCGTCTCCGAAACCGGCGTCGTTTTGTTCATCTTCCTCATCGTCTTCCTCAAATTGCGCGTATTATTCTTCTCGTTTATCATGCCGAGTGTATGTACCTAACGGTCCCCGCTCTCGTCACACCGtt AGATGTGATTTAGGTGAGCACGTAAACGTGAACGGGAAGCCACCGATTACTAGTAGAACAAGTAGTGATAGTAGCAGCAGTCCAATAATTACATTCCCTAAGTTTTTGGAATCTGCACTGCAAAATTCTGCCAACAGCAAAACCAGCTCCAGGCTCAAATTATTCTCCGGTTCTTCCAATCCTTCTCTTTCCAAG GAAGTAGCTCGGTATTTGGGCCTGGAACCTGGAAAGATCAACATTAAACGATTCGCAGATGGTGAAATTTATGTGCAATTGCAAGAAAGTGTTAGAGGATGTGATGTATATCTATTGCAGGCCACCTGCCCTCCGGCAAATGAGAATCTTATGGAGCTTTTGGTCATGATTGATGCTTGTAGGAGAGCGTCTGCTAAGACTATCACTGCGGTGATTCCCTATTTTGGATATGGAAGAGCTGATAGAAAG ACTGAAGGCCGTGAATCCATTGCTGCCAAACTTGTTGCAAACCTGATTACTGAAGCAGGTGCAAACCGTGTGCTTGCTTGTGATATTCATTCTGGGCAGTCTATGGGTTACTTTGATATTCCTTTTGACCATGTATATTGTGAG CCTGTGATTCTTGATTATCTTGCAAGCAAGACTGTTCATTCTAATGATCTAGTAGTGGTTTCACCCGACGTTGGTGGAGTTGCAAGAGCACGAGCTTTTGCCAAAAAGTTGTCTGATGCCCCTTTAGCTATTGTGGATAAAAGGCGTCATGGGCACAATGTTGCTGAG GTGATGAACCTTATTGGTGATGTTAAAGGAAAGGTTGCAGTCATGGTGGATGACATGATTGACACTGCAG GAACTATTGCAAAAGGAGCAGAACTTTTACAGCAAGAAGGGGCTAGGGAAGTCTATGCATGCTGCACTCATGCTGTTTTCAG CCCTCCTGCTATCGAGAGGTTGTCGAGCGGACTATTTCAAGAAGTGATCGTTACTAACACAATTCCAATGGCCGAGAAGAACTATTTCCCTCAGTTAACAGTTCTTTCGATAGCTAACTTATTGGGTGAGACAATTTGGCGTGTGCATGATGATTGTTCCGTAAGTAGCATTTTCCAGTGA
- the LOC126679799 gene encoding probable terpene synthase 6: MATQNQKSAQTDVFRPLANFPPSVWGCSFASLSSTADLDFESYTKEVEALKETVKEMLTQSTTTIMENIEFINLLCRFGVSYQFENEIDEQLNQIFITLPNLLYQNDYDLYELALLFRVLRQHGYKMSCDVFYKFKESNGEFKKSIINDVKGLLSLYEAVFLSVHEEDILDEALVFTRYHLEILAEKCNPNLAKHIKNALHRPSHQGIERIEHRLYISFYEGEDSKNETLIKFAKLDFNRLQILYKKELAMLSRRWEEMNLPQQLPYARDRLVENYIWAISAHFEPRYSSSRLLVTMSANLIAAMDDTYDAFATLEELECFTTAFQRLDMSATDELPEYMKVLYKALLHFFHESEKTSEGMSYRLTFLKEAFKELARVYLREAQWFYGGDVPTLNEYVRNGIISSAYNPITAASLLGMGNEVGIKESEWLQKQPKILEAAMLICRLMDDIQSHEFEKKRGDCPSSVECYMNENDSSKEEAVEVIQKMCVNAWKDINEQRMKPNVVSGTLLKFYLNLSRVMDFLYKHHDGYTNPAYIKDDVESLFLEEFPM, encoded by the exons atggcCACTCAAAATCAGAAATCAGCACAAACTGATGTCTTTCGTCCGTTAGCAAACTTTCCCCCTTCAGTTTGGGGTTGCAGCTTTGCTTCGTTATCCTCCACTGCAGATTTG GACTTCGAATCGTATACCAAAGAGGTAGAAGCTCTTAAAGAAACAGTGAAGGAAATGCTAACGCAATCTACAACGACAATAATGGAGAATATTGAGTTCATCAACTTATTATGCCGTTTTGGTGTTTCGTAtcaatttgaaaatgaaattgacGAACAACTGAATCAAATTTTCATTACCCTTCCTAATCTTCTTTATCAAAATGATTATGACCTCTATGAATTGGCACTCTTGTTTCGAGTTTTGAGACAACATGGCTATAAAATGTCTTGTG ATGTATTTTACAAATTCAAGGAGAGCAATGGCGAGTTCAAAAAAAGCATCATCAATGATGTAAAAGGGCTGCTGAGTTTGTATGAAGCTGTATTTCTGAGTGTGCATGAAGAAGATATTCTAGATGAAGCCCTTGTTTTTACAAGGTATCACTTGGAGATATTGGCTGAGAAATGTAACCCTAACCTtgcaaaacatataaaaaatgcCTTGCATCGCCCATCCCACCAAGGAATTGAAAGAATAGAGCATAGgctttatatttctttttatgAAGGAGAAGATTCTAAAAACGAAACCCTAATCAAGTTTGCTAAACTCGATTTTAATCGATTGCAAATACTCTACAAGAAAGAGCTTGCCATGCTCTCAAG GAGATGGGAGGAGATGAATCTTCCTCAACAGCTCCCTTATGCAAGAGATAGACTTGTGGAGAATTATATTTGGGCAATTTCTGCCCATTTCGAGCCTCGATATTCTTCTTCTCGATTGCTGGTCACCATGTCTGCAAATTTGATAGCAGCCATGGACGATACATATGATGCATTTGCTACCCTTGAAGAACTTGAGTGTTTCACTACTGCATTTCAgag gcTTGACATGAGTGCTACTGATGAGCTACCAGAGTACATGAAAGTTCTTTACAAAGCATTGCTACATTTTTTTCATGAATCAGAGAAAACTAGCGAAGGGATGTCTTACAGACTAACTTTTTTAAAAGAGGCG TTCAAAGAGCTAGCAAGAGTGTATTTGAGAGAGGCACAATGGTTTTATGGTGGTGATGTGCCAACACTCAATGAATACGTACGCAATGGAATCATAAGCAGTGCTTACAATCCGATAACAGCAGCATCCTTACTCGGAATGGGAAATGAAGTAGGAATAAAAGAATCTGAATGGCTCCAAAAACAACCAAAAATTCTTGAAGCTGCCATGTTAATATGTCGTCTAATGGATGACATACAATCACATGAG TTTGAGAAAAAAAGGGGAGACTGTCCTTCAAGCGTGGAGTGTTACATGAACGAAAATGATTCTTCAAAAGAGGAAGCTGTTGAAGTGATACAGAAAATGTGCGTGAATGCATGGAAAGACATCAACGAACAACGCATGAAACCAAACGTTGTTTCAGGAACTCTTCTTAAGTTTTATCTCAACCTTTCACGCGTGATGGACTTTCTTTACAAACACCATGACGGATACACAAATCCGGCGTATATAAAAGATGATGTCGAGTCGTTATTCCTCGAGGAATTTCCCATGTAA